The DNA sequence TGCCGCCTCGAACTCGGGCAGGACCTCCTTGAAGATGGCCACCGCTTCCTCCGTGGTGGGGGTGTGGCCTGGGGTGTTGAACATGGTCCGCAGCAGCGGGGATCCTAGGATTTCCGCGATGTGCAGGAACTTCCGAAGGTGCTCCGGCCGGATCCCCTTGGTGCCCAGCTCAAGGCCGATGCCCAGCCGGTCCGCGGTATCCCGCACGGCCTGGAGTTGGGCGTCGGTCATGGCTTCCAGCGGTGCGTAGTCGCAGACCTGGAAGAGGTCAACGCCCAGTTCCGCCGTCCGTTCCAGGGCGTCATGGATGCTCAGTGGCGTGGAGACCTGGTCCGAGAGCTGCCAGAAGAAGGCGTAGCTGCTGAGGCCGATTCGTGAGGTCATGCCGCCACCTCCGCTGTTTCCAGCCGCGCCGCGGTTTCGTCCAGGATGGTCTTCAGCGCCTTCGGGTCGTGGGCGAAGCGGCCCAGGAACAAACCGGCGACGGCGGGATCCAGCTGGGTGATCAGGCCCGGTCCGGCACTGCCGCCGTAGATCACGCGGCTGGTGTCCTGGCCCGGGAGGCTGCGCAGGTGCGCGTCCAGTCCGGTGGTGACGGCGCTGATGTACTCCGGTGTGGCCGGTTCCGGGGCGCCGATGGCCCATTGAGGCTCGTAGGCGACGATGGTCCGGCCGGCGGGCGCCAGGGACGACGCGCGGTTCAGTGCGGCGTCGATCTCCGCCGTGCACTGGGCGACGGCCTCCTCCACGGACCCCTGCTGCAGTTCACCGACGCACAGGACGGGGGTCAGCCCGTTGCGGTAGGCGGCTGCGGTCTTCAGCCCGATGGTCCGGTCGTCCTCGCCGAAGATCCGGCGGCGTTCCGCATGGCCCACCTCGGCGTACCGGCCGCCGAGTTCGGCGATGGTCCTGCCGCCCACCTCGCCGGTGTAGGCGCCTTCGTCTTCCCAGAAGATGTCCTGGGCGCCGGCGGCGGCACCGGCGGGGCCCAGGATCCTTGCGGCCTCCGGCAGTGCCGGCAGGACGGGCAGGACGAAGAGCTCGATGTCGCCGCTTTGCACTGCCGGATGGGCGAAGGCGATGGATGCGACGTCGCGGCAGTAGTCCACCGAGCGGGCGTAGCCGAAGTACATCTTCAGGCTGACGCCGATGATGGCTTGGGGGTTCTTAGCAGGAAGTGACACCCTCGTAGTCCTTAATCAGGGCGACCTTCTCCGCCGAGGCGGAGCTTTCGTCGAACGTGTAGGTGAGCCATTCCTTCGCCAGCCGGCGGGCGAGCTCCAGGCCGACGACACGCTGGCCGAAGGTGAGGACCTGGGCGTTGTTGCTCAGGATGGCGCGTTCAACCGAGAAGCTGTCGTGCGCTGTGACGGCACGGACGCCGGGGACCTTGTTCGCGGCGATCGCGACACCCAGCCCGGTGCCGCAGACCAGCAGGGCCCGGTCGGCCTTGCCCGCGGCGATGAGTTCGGCGGCGGCGATGGCAACTGACGGGTAGGGGGTGTGGCTACTGGCGTCCACCCCGACGTCGGTCACGGATTCGACCAGTTCGGAGGCTTCCAGGTCGGCCTTCAGGGCTTCCTTGTAGTCGAAACCGGCGTCGTCGGCTCCAATGACCAGGCGCAGTTTGGCGCTCATGCGTTCTCCTTGATGGTGGTGTTCTGGCTGAGGGTGTTGTGGATGGCACGGACGATCAGGGCCATGGACACGGCGCCGGCGTCAGGGGTGCCCAGGCTCTTCTCGGCGTGGGGCCGGGCCCGGCCCATCAGGGGCAGCAGGTTGGCGGTGTCCTCGGCAGCCTGCTGGGCAGTGGTGGCTGCAACGTCCCAGGCATCGGCCAGGGACTTTCCGCCCTCCACGCCGGCGGTCAGGGCATCCCGGAACGGAACCAGCACGTCCACCAAGGTCTTGTCGCCCACCTTGGCCTTGCCAAAGTCCATGATCGCGGCGGCGGCGCCTGCCACGCCGGCGGCGACAGCACCGGCGTCGGGCGCTTTGCTGTCACCCACGGCATCGCCTACCGCACGCAGGGCCATGCCCCACAAGGCGCCGGATGTGCCGCCGGCCTTGTCGGCCCAGGCATCGGCGGCGAAGTACAGGGTGGTGGCAGCGCCGGCACCGCGGCCGACGGCGTCTGCCGCGGCTTGCACGGCCGCGCGGACGCCGCGCTCCATGCCGATGCCGTGGTCGCCGTCTCCGGCGATCGCATCGATCCGGCCCAGTTCGGCGGCGTTGGCGTCCACCACATCCTTGGCGGCGCCAAGCGCCGCGAGGACACGGCACGCACCGGCCTGGGATTCAGCGGTTGCCTCCGGGACCGAAAGTTCGACGTCGGCCGTCTCGCCTGCCGTCTCCTCCAGCGCTTCGGCGGTGACGGCGCCGCGGCGGAAAGCCGGGGCGTCGGCGGGGGCGTTCCAGAGGGCCTCCAACTCGTCGTCGAGCCAGAAGAGGGTCAGGGAGGTGCCGGCCATGTCGAAGCTGGTGACCAGCTCGCCCACCTGCGGGTCCACCGCCTCCAGGCCTGCCTCAGCCAGCAGCTGGGCCACGCGCCGGTACACCACGAAGAGCTCTTCGTATTTGACGCTGCCCAGGCCGTTGAGGATGGGGACTAGGCGGGCGCTGGCGGCCTCAATGCCGTCGGGCACTTCGGTGAGGAGCTTGCCAACGAGCAGTTCGGCGAGCTCATCCGCCGTCGGAATGTCTGTTTCTCCAATGCCCGGCTCACCGTGGATGCCCATGCCCACCGCCATCCGGCCCTCGGGAACGGAGAACAGCGGTGTTTCGGCGCCTGGGAGGGTGCAGCCGGTGAAGGCGACGCCGAAGGAGCGGGTGCGGTGGTTGGCGCGTTCGGCGATCTCCATCACCGCATCCATGCCGTAGCCGGCCTCCGCGGCAGCGGCCGCTACCTTGAAGACGGTGAGGTCTCCGGCGATGCCGCGGCGCTTGGTGTGCTCTTCGATCGGGGCAGAGGAAACGTCGTCCGTGACGGCGATGCTGCGGCAGTCGATGCCTTCCCTGCGGAGCTTTTCCTTGGCCTGGGTGAAGTGGAGGACGTCACCGGCGTAGTTTCCGTAACCAAGCAGCACGCCGGTGCCGTTGTGGGCGGCCCTGGCCACGTTGTAAACCTGCTGGGCCGACGGCGATGCGAAAAGGTTGCCCATGGCGGCGCCGTGAGCCAGGCCCTGGCCCACGAGTCCGGCGAAGGCCGGGTAGTGGCCGGAGCCGCCGCCAATAACCAGTGCCACCGTGTCCGGGGTGCTCTTGGTGTTGCGGACAACGCCTCCGGAAACACGCCTCACCCAGCGTCCGTGTGAGGCGACGAAGCCTTCGATCATTTCGTCAGCGAAGGCTGACGGTTCGTTGAACAGGCGGGTCATGGGAAAAGCTCCTGGGCCTAGCTGGGGAAGGGTCTGTGGGCAGTGGTTGGTGTGGGGGCGCCTTCGGGCAAGGAAGGCGCCCCCGGGTTTTACGGTGCGTTGCCGCTCAGGGCTCGGCGTGCTGGCCGGCGCCGGCCGGATCCAGGGCCTCGGACCGGATGCCCTCCGTGACGCGGCCGGAACGGCTCAACGCCACCATCAGGACGGCGGACAGGAGCATGAAGCCGCCCACCACGAACATCGGCACGGTGTAGTCGCCTGTCCAGTCCTTGAGCCAGCCGGTGATGTAGCCGGCGCTGAAGCCTGCCAGGTTGCCCACGGTGTTGATCAGGGCGATGCCGGCTGCCGCTGCCGCACCGGTCAGGAACTGCGTGGGGACCGTCCAGAAGTTGGGCAGCGCGGCGAAAATGGCCATGGCCGTGATGGTGATGACGGCGATGGTGGCTGCCGGGCTTCCCGCAAAGAGTGCCAGCGGGATGCTCAGTCCACCCACCAGGGCCGGTACTGCGATGTGCCAGGTCTTGACGCCGCGCTTGGTGGCGTCCTTGGACCAGAAGTACAGGGCGATGGCTGCCGGCAGGTACGGGATGGCGGTGATCAGGCCCTTTTGGAAGACGTCGAACTTGGTGCCGTAGACGCCTTCGAAGCCGGAGATGATGGTCGGCAGGAAGAAGCCGAGGGCGTAAAGGCCGTAGATGAAGCCGAAGTAGATCAGGGAGAGCATCCAGACGCGGCCGTTGCCGAAGACGGTGCGTACGCTGACGTGCTTGTTGCCCGCGGCGGTTTCGTTCTTTTCCTTCTCCAGCGCGCCGGTCAGCCAGGTCTTTTCCTCGGCGCTGAGCCACTTGGCCTTGGCGGGGGAGTCGGCCAGGTAGAACCAGGAAACGATGCCGATGAGGATGGCGGGGATGGCAACGCCGAGGAACATCACGCGCCAGCCTTCGAGCCCGAAGAGGCCGTGCTGCTGGATGAGGATGCCGGCCAGCGGGGCGCCGATGACGGTGGTCAGCGGCTGGGCCAGGTAGAACAGGGCCAGGATCTTGCTGCGGTGCCTGGCGGGAACCCAGAGGCTCAGGAAGAGGATGGCGCCGGGGAAGAATCCGGCTTCGGCCACGCCCAGGATGAAGCGCAGGATGTAGAGCTGCTCAACGTTGGCCACCCAGGTGAACAGCAGGGAGACGATGCCCCAGCTGACCATGATGCGGGCCAGCCAGCGGCGGGCTCCGAACTTGTGGAGCGCCAGGTTGGAGGGGACCTCCAGCAGGATGTAGCCGATGAAGAAGACGCCGGAGGCGAAGCCGAACTGGGCGGCGTTCAGGGCCAGGTCCTTGTTCATGCCGTTGGGGCCGGCGAAAGAGATGGCGGTGCGGTCGAGATAGTTGATGAAGAACATCAGCGCGACGAACGGGACAAGCCTGATCGCCACTTTCCTGATTGCGGATTTTTCGACCACCGATTGTGTGGTGTCCACGTTGACTCCTAGATGTTGGTGTCCCGGCCGCATCCGTCACTGGAGGCGTGGGGCTGTCTCATGTGCACGCGGGCTTGGGGTTCCGCGGCGGCTGAAGCTGTGAGTTCCACCATAGGACTGAAACAAGAATTGGTCAACCGGTTGACTGGTTCCCGTCCGATGACAATCCCGTAGGTGGTCCTCTGGGGCCGTCCGGCGTGGTCAACCAGTTGTTACGCTTGGGTGGTGTCCGTAGAATCCGCCGCCGCGACGGCCAAGATCAGTGCCGCCCTGGGCTCTCTGGGGCAGGGTTCAGTGGTGTCGGAAGTGGCCGAGCGCCTGCTGGCCTTTTTCACCAGCGGTGATATTGCCCCGGGAACCAGGCTCCCTGCCGAGCGCACGCTGGCCGCCTCCCTTGGCGTTGGCCGGTCAGCGGTGCGGGAGGCCCTCGCTGCGCTGGAAATCCTTGGCATCGTGGTGGTCCGGCCGGGATCCGGCACTTATCTTCGGG is a window from the Arthrobacter sp. NicSoilC5 genome containing:
- a CDS encoding dihydroxyacetone kinase family protein, which translates into the protein MTRLFNEPSAFADEMIEGFVASHGRWVRRVSGGVVRNTKSTPDTVALVIGGGSGHYPAFAGLVGQGLAHGAAMGNLFASPSAQQVYNVARAAHNGTGVLLGYGNYAGDVLHFTQAKEKLRREGIDCRSIAVTDDVSSAPIEEHTKRRGIAGDLTVFKVAAAAAEAGYGMDAVMEIAERANHRTRSFGVAFTGCTLPGAETPLFSVPEGRMAVGMGIHGEPGIGETDIPTADELAELLVGKLLTEVPDGIEAASARLVPILNGLGSVKYEELFVVYRRVAQLLAEAGLEAVDPQVGELVTSFDMAGTSLTLFWLDDELEALWNAPADAPAFRRGAVTAEALEETAGETADVELSVPEATAESQAGACRVLAALGAAKDVVDANAAELGRIDAIAGDGDHGIGMERGVRAAVQAAADAVGRGAGAATTLYFAADAWADKAGGTSGALWGMALRAVGDAVGDSKAPDAGAVAAGVAGAAAAIMDFGKAKVGDKTLVDVLVPFRDALTAGVEGGKSLADAWDVAATTAQQAAEDTANLLPLMGRARPHAEKSLGTPDAGAVSMALIVRAIHNTLSQNTTIKENA
- a CDS encoding ribose-5-phosphate isomerase, with product MSAKLRLVIGADDAGFDYKEALKADLEASELVESVTDVGVDASSHTPYPSVAIAAAELIAAGKADRALLVCGTGLGVAIAANKVPGVRAVTAHDSFSVERAILSNNAQVLTFGQRVVGLELARRLAKEWLTYTFDESSASAEKVALIKDYEGVTSC
- a CDS encoding MFS transporter, with the translated sequence MDTTQSVVEKSAIRKVAIRLVPFVALMFFINYLDRTAISFAGPNGMNKDLALNAAQFGFASGVFFIGYILLEVPSNLALHKFGARRWLARIMVSWGIVSLLFTWVANVEQLYILRFILGVAEAGFFPGAILFLSLWVPARHRSKILALFYLAQPLTTVIGAPLAGILIQQHGLFGLEGWRVMFLGVAIPAILIGIVSWFYLADSPAKAKWLSAEEKTWLTGALEKEKNETAAGNKHVSVRTVFGNGRVWMLSLIYFGFIYGLYALGFFLPTIISGFEGVYGTKFDVFQKGLITAIPYLPAAIALYFWSKDATKRGVKTWHIAVPALVGGLSIPLALFAGSPAATIAVITITAMAIFAALPNFWTVPTQFLTGAAAAAGIALINTVGNLAGFSAGYITGWLKDWTGDYTVPMFVVGGFMLLSAVLMVALSRSGRVTEGIRSEALDPAGAGQHAEP
- a CDS encoding triose-phosphate isomerase family protein — translated: MSLPAKNPQAIIGVSLKMYFGYARSVDYCRDVASIAFAHPAVQSGDIELFVLPVLPALPEAARILGPAGAAAGAQDIFWEDEGAYTGEVGGRTIAELGGRYAEVGHAERRRIFGEDDRTIGLKTAAAYRNGLTPVLCVGELQQGSVEEAVAQCTAEIDAALNRASSLAPAGRTIVAYEPQWAIGAPEPATPEYISAVTTGLDAHLRSLPGQDTSRVIYGGSAGPGLITQLDPAVAGLFLGRFAHDPKALKTILDETAARLETAEVAA